A window of the Comamonas sp. Y33R10-2 genome harbors these coding sequences:
- a CDS encoding HDOD domain-containing protein, with the protein MVQSALSSLTFGYRPLWGRTRRLAGIQLYVHEDPGTSTDMAHFLRSVDEVWSRQAAPLLISPQSRQVLCNLLEHAPQGSPWIEVRGDWLQQDDAIDQLVQKAKARGLMLVWGGNLADVPEADAARGFASSLLNLPPEGASGIRNSVRAAALKEASFLKAADKPQAIKPLAAPTLNLLNGQMYEGLHSLELTQACLDTYEGAAIAGWPVADTMQAYRLQQPQPSRDALFRLMKAIDKEQSLDAMEEILGSDPVLAYRFLLYTNSAALGLRRGVDSLRRGLVMLGLGTLERWLADQLPHACVEQDMVPLRTQVVLRAKLAEELIEAGVSLDLQREMYLCSLFSQLDLLLHEPVANILRRTPLSERIFDAIVSRTGPYAAVLQMSQALESREAEPIRKLRAQEGWEAEELNRMLLRMLSSLKLGMPQLQAQA; encoded by the coding sequence CACGCGCCGTTTGGCGGGCATTCAGCTTTACGTCCATGAAGACCCCGGCACGTCAACCGACATGGCGCATTTTTTGCGCAGCGTGGATGAGGTGTGGAGCCGACAGGCAGCGCCGCTTTTGATCTCGCCGCAGTCCCGTCAGGTGCTGTGCAATTTGCTCGAGCACGCCCCGCAAGGCAGCCCTTGGATTGAGGTGCGTGGTGACTGGCTGCAGCAGGATGATGCGATTGACCAGTTAGTACAAAAGGCCAAGGCCCGTGGGCTGATGCTGGTCTGGGGTGGTAACTTGGCGGATGTGCCAGAAGCCGATGCCGCTCGTGGCTTTGCCAGCAGCTTGCTGAACTTGCCCCCTGAAGGCGCAAGCGGCATTCGCAATAGCGTGCGAGCCGCTGCCCTTAAGGAAGCTTCGTTTCTTAAAGCCGCCGACAAGCCGCAAGCCATCAAGCCTTTGGCCGCACCGACGTTGAATTTGCTCAATGGCCAGATGTACGAAGGCTTGCACAGCCTTGAGTTGACCCAAGCCTGCCTTGATACCTATGAAGGCGCGGCCATTGCGGGCTGGCCGGTGGCAGACACCATGCAGGCTTACCGCTTGCAGCAGCCTCAGCCTTCGCGCGATGCGCTGTTCAGGCTGATGAAGGCCATTGACAAAGAGCAGTCGCTGGATGCGATGGAAGAGATCCTGGGCTCAGACCCGGTGCTGGCCTATCGCTTTTTGCTCTACACCAATTCGGCCGCCTTGGGCCTGCGCCGCGGTGTGGATTCGCTGCGCCGTGGTCTGGTCATGTTGGGGCTGGGCACGCTGGAGCGCTGGCTGGCGGATCAGTTGCCCCATGCTTGCGTAGAGCAAGACATGGTGCCGCTGCGCACCCAAGTCGTGCTGCGCGCCAAGCTGGCTGAGGAGCTGATTGAAGCGGGCGTGAGTCTGGACTTGCAGCGCGAGATGTATTTGTGCAGCCTTTTCTCGCAGTTAGATTTGCTGCTGCACGAGCCGGTGGCGAACATTTTGCGCCGCACGCCGCTGAGTGAGCGCATCTTTGACGCCATCGTCAGTCGCACAGGCCCTTATGCCGCGGTGCTGCAAATGAGTCAGGCGCTGGAGAGTCGCGAAGCTGAGCCTATCCGTAAGCTGCGTGCGCAAGAAGGCTGGGAGGCCGAAGAGCTCAACCGCATGCTGCTGCGTATGCTCAGCTCGCTCAAGCTGGGTATGCCCCAGCTGCAAGCCCAAGCCTGA
- the flhA gene encoding flagellar biosynthesis protein FlhA, translating into MKSNPVQNFQKWSGIDAAALQGLTTPLLIVAILGLMVLPVPPWLLDTFFTLNIAIALMVMMVAAYMIKPLDFAAFPSVLLLTTLMRLSLNVASTRVVLMEGHTGPGAAGAVIEAFGHFLIGGNFAVGLIVFSILVVINFVVITKGAERIAEVSARFTLDAMPGKQMAVDADLNAGLIDEKEAKRRRAEVGEEANFFGSMDGASKFVRGDAIAGILILVINVIGGLIIGMVQHDLSASQAADSYILLAVGDALVAQIPGLLISVASAMVISRVGKDADMGRQIVQQLFMSPKVLGITAGVMLMLGLIPGMPHTVFLLMAALLGWGAWKLDKKEKARIAAKSSTPAPQQQVQSDGEATWDDLQPVDLLGLELGYRLIALVDKSRQGDLLTRIKGVRRKFAQEVGFLPPAVHVRDNLELKPSAYRMTLRGVMVGEGEAFPGMFLAINPGGITTPLIGTATTDPAFGLPAHWIDERQKEAAQMAGFTVVDSETVMATHLSHLMQVHAAKLLSRTETQQLVDHVAKLAPKLIEEVIPKMVPITTFQKVLQLLLEDSVHIRDIRTIIETLAENATQTTDPIELARRVRIALSPAIVQQIYGPTRELNVIAIEPGLERLLVQALSNPNAPSLDPGVAEILTQKAVDVVNQQEELGLPACLLVPDVIRNSLSKLLRRVAPRLQVLAHSEIPETHTIRIGPILKGASA; encoded by the coding sequence ATGAAGTCCAATCCTGTGCAAAATTTTCAGAAGTGGTCAGGCATTGATGCGGCTGCTTTGCAAGGGCTGACGACTCCGCTTTTGATCGTGGCCATTTTGGGCCTGATGGTGCTGCCGGTTCCGCCTTGGTTGCTGGACACCTTCTTCACCCTCAACATCGCCATTGCGCTGATGGTGATGATGGTGGCGGCTTACATGATTAAGCCGCTGGACTTTGCGGCCTTCCCCTCGGTGCTGCTGCTGACAACGCTGATGCGTTTGTCGCTGAACGTGGCATCGACTCGCGTGGTGTTGATGGAAGGCCACACCGGCCCCGGCGCTGCGGGCGCGGTGATTGAGGCCTTTGGTCACTTTCTGATTGGCGGCAACTTTGCCGTGGGTCTGATCGTGTTCAGCATTTTGGTGGTCATCAACTTTGTGGTAATTACCAAGGGCGCCGAACGTATCGCCGAAGTCTCGGCCCGCTTTACGTTGGATGCGATGCCGGGCAAGCAGATGGCCGTAGATGCGGACTTGAACGCCGGCCTGATCGACGAAAAAGAAGCCAAGCGTCGCCGCGCTGAGGTGGGTGAAGAGGCGAACTTCTTCGGCTCAATGGACGGTGCCAGCAAGTTTGTTCGTGGCGATGCGATTGCCGGTATTTTGATTTTGGTGATTAACGTCATTGGCGGTCTGATCATCGGCATGGTGCAGCACGACCTGTCAGCCAGCCAGGCGGCAGATAGCTATATTTTGCTGGCCGTGGGTGATGCGCTGGTGGCGCAGATTCCGGGTCTGTTGATCTCAGTGGCATCGGCCATGGTGATTTCGCGCGTGGGCAAAGATGCTGATATGGGTCGCCAGATCGTGCAGCAGCTGTTTATGTCGCCTAAGGTGCTGGGCATTACGGCCGGCGTGATGCTCATGCTGGGCCTGATTCCCGGCATGCCGCACACGGTGTTTTTGCTTATGGCGGCCCTGCTTGGTTGGGGTGCTTGGAAGTTGGATAAAAAAGAAAAAGCCCGCATCGCCGCTAAAAGCAGCACCCCTGCGCCGCAGCAGCAGGTGCAAAGTGATGGCGAAGCCACTTGGGACGATTTGCAGCCCGTGGACTTGCTGGGGCTGGAGCTGGGCTACCGCCTGATTGCGCTGGTCGATAAAAGTCGTCAGGGTGATTTGCTCACCCGCATCAAGGGCGTGCGCCGCAAGTTCGCACAAGAGGTCGGCTTTTTGCCCCCTGCTGTGCATGTGCGCGACAACCTCGAACTCAAGCCCAGTGCTTACCGCATGACGCTTCGCGGCGTGATGGTGGGTGAGGGTGAGGCCTTCCCCGGCATGTTCTTGGCCATCAACCCCGGCGGCATCACCACGCCGCTGATTGGCACTGCTACGACCGACCCAGCTTTCGGCCTGCCCGCTCACTGGATTGACGAGCGGCAAAAGGAAGCGGCACAAATGGCTGGTTTTACCGTCGTTGATTCGGAAACCGTGATGGCCACGCATTTGTCACACTTGATGCAAGTGCACGCGGCCAAGCTGCTGTCTCGTACGGAGACGCAGCAGCTAGTGGACCACGTGGCCAAGCTGGCTCCCAAACTCATTGAAGAAGTCATCCCGAAAATGGTGCCCATCACAACGTTCCAGAAAGTGCTCCAGCTGCTGCTGGAAGACTCTGTGCACATTCGTGATATCCGCACCATCATCGAGACGCTGGCCGAGAACGCCACGCAGACCACTGACCCCATTGAGCTGGCCCGGCGCGTGCGCATTGCACTGTCGCCTGCCATCGTTCAGCAGATTTATGGCCCCACCCGAGAGCTTAATGTGATTGCCATTGAGCCGGGGTTGGAACGTCTGCTGGTGCAAGCACTATCGAACCCGAATGCCCCATCGCTGGACCCCGGCGTGGCGGAAATCCTCACACAAAAAGCGGTCGACGTCGTCAATCAACAGGAAGAGCTGGGCCTGCCCGCTTGCCTGCTGGTGCCGGACGTGATTCGCAACTCTCTTTCCAAGCTGCTGCGCCGTGTGGCGCCGCGTTTGCAGGTGCTCGCGCACAGCGAAATCCCTGAGACGCACACCATCCGCATCGGCCCGATTCTTAAAGGTGCATCCGCATGA
- the flhF gene encoding flagellar biosynthesis protein FlhF, translating into MNIKRFYAPTAREALAKARMIFGDSTLILSNRQTPDGVEVMATAEETLKDLDAGIQTSSSLEQALERRLADESMGLRKESPMQATQAAPKRVEVRDQARGEGMSTLDHVLARQSAKEEQAREAKMQSQADSLAASVKSIKPINELAQHSVQDDVEQLSMSTLTFQDYVRERMLRRRHESSLDHSEALPSFAQRVQARNDDRPAMAAKAAPANAGVARHNPLRPELIQTPQSVTTPQSAKPAMASAAAPQNFMAEMQSMKDLIEERFNTLTWLGQTRQNPIQSSLMHKLIRAGYSPVLSRTLIERLPASLSAADAVRWLMQVLERNLRTDAAQPAIHDQGGVFALVGATGVGKTTTTAKLAALCAAKHGASSVGLITLDTYRIGGHDQLRTYARMLGMVAHQAHDKAALKDLLGLLQNKKMVLIDTTGVAPRDPRKDEIMDVLDIAGVQQLLAINASAQGDAQDDVMQAFKARGSHQAILTKVDEAVKVGPSVDTLIRHQMQLRGVTNGQRVPEDFERANAQLLVSASMRSATKTAFDPQSLDMDFFFTPASAHGAEAAYA; encoded by the coding sequence ATGAATATCAAACGCTTTTACGCCCCGACCGCCCGTGAGGCACTGGCCAAGGCGCGCATGATCTTTGGCGACAGCACCCTGATTTTGTCCAACCGTCAAACGCCTGATGGGGTGGAAGTCATGGCCACAGCCGAAGAAACGCTCAAGGACCTCGATGCCGGTATACAGACCAGCTCATCCTTGGAGCAAGCGCTGGAGCGCCGCTTGGCCGATGAAAGCATGGGTTTGCGCAAAGAGAGTCCTATGCAAGCTACGCAGGCTGCGCCCAAGCGCGTTGAAGTGCGTGATCAAGCACGCGGCGAAGGCATGAGCACGCTAGACCATGTGCTGGCCCGCCAGAGTGCCAAAGAGGAGCAGGCTCGCGAAGCAAAAATGCAAAGCCAAGCCGACAGCTTGGCCGCGTCAGTCAAGTCCATCAAGCCCATCAATGAGCTGGCCCAGCATTCAGTGCAAGACGATGTAGAGCAGCTGTCCATGAGCACGCTGACCTTTCAGGACTATGTGCGTGAACGCATGCTGCGCCGCCGCCATGAGTCGTCGCTAGATCACAGCGAGGCACTCCCTTCGTTTGCCCAGCGCGTGCAAGCCCGTAACGACGATCGCCCAGCGATGGCCGCCAAGGCTGCACCTGCTAACGCAGGTGTGGCGCGGCACAACCCGTTGCGCCCTGAGCTGATTCAGACCCCGCAAAGCGTGACCACGCCCCAAAGCGCCAAGCCAGCAATGGCATCCGCAGCCGCACCTCAAAATTTCATGGCTGAGATGCAGTCCATGAAAGACTTGATTGAAGAGCGCTTCAACACGCTGACTTGGCTGGGTCAAACGCGCCAAAACCCGATTCAGTCCAGCCTGATGCACAAGCTCATCCGCGCTGGCTATTCGCCTGTACTTTCGCGCACCTTGATTGAGCGCCTGCCTGCATCTTTGTCGGCAGCTGATGCGGTGCGCTGGCTTATGCAGGTGCTGGAGCGCAATTTGCGCACCGATGCCGCGCAGCCCGCCATTCACGACCAAGGCGGCGTATTCGCTTTAGTGGGCGCAACAGGTGTGGGCAAGACCACCACCACCGCAAAGTTAGCCGCGCTGTGCGCCGCCAAGCATGGCGCATCATCGGTGGGCTTGATTACCCTGGACACCTACCGCATCGGTGGCCATGACCAGCTGCGCACCTATGCGCGCATGCTGGGCATGGTGGCCCATCAAGCCCATGACAAGGCAGCACTCAAAGACTTGCTGGGTCTGCTGCAAAACAAAAAAATGGTGCTGATCGACACCACCGGCGTCGCCCCACGTGACCCGCGTAAAGACGAAATCATGGATGTGCTGGACATTGCGGGCGTGCAGCAGTTGCTGGCCATCAATGCCTCGGCCCAAGGCGATGCGCAAGACGATGTCATGCAGGCCTTCAAGGCCCGTGGCTCCCATCAAGCCATCCTCACCAAGGTGGATGAAGCGGTTAAGGTCGGCCCCTCGGTCGACACCCTGATTCGCCACCAAATGCAGTTGCGCGGCGTAACCAACGGCCAGCGCGTACCAGAAGATTTTGAACGTGCCAACGCCCAGTTGCTGGTGTCGGCTTCCATGCGCTCGGCGACCAAGACTGCGTTTGATCCGCAGTCGCTGGATATGGACTTTTTCTTCACCCCCGCATCGGCTCATGGTGCAGAGGCCGCCTATGCTTGA
- a CDS encoding RNA polymerase sigma factor FliA has translation MYTAKGQLDRDALIRQHVPLVRRIALHMIAKLPPNVELDDLIQVGMIGLAEALSRFESEQGVQFDTFASQRIRGAMLDELREGDWMSRSSRKSQKDIEQALRRLEQRLGRSPQESEIAAELGMALDDYQSLLGKVRGTQLVYLEDIGGSDADGDDYLERHVADEAADPFALLRDQRLRLALVDAIKNLPEREQYVMGMYYEQDMNLKEIAAVLGVTESRVCQLHSQAIARLRTKMRAH, from the coding sequence ATGTACACCGCCAAAGGCCAACTCGACCGCGATGCGCTGATTCGTCAGCACGTGCCGCTTGTGCGTCGGATTGCCCTGCACATGATCGCCAAACTGCCGCCAAATGTAGAGCTCGATGATTTGATCCAGGTCGGCATGATCGGTCTGGCCGAAGCGCTATCGCGCTTTGAGAGCGAGCAAGGCGTGCAATTCGACACTTTCGCCAGCCAACGCATTCGCGGCGCCATGCTCGATGAGCTGCGCGAAGGCGACTGGATGAGCCGCAGTTCCCGCAAAAGCCAAAAAGACATTGAGCAGGCGCTGCGCCGTCTGGAGCAGCGCCTGGGCCGCTCGCCACAAGAGTCTGAAATCGCCGCCGAGCTTGGCATGGCGCTGGATGACTACCAATCCCTGCTGGGCAAAGTGCGCGGCACGCAGTTGGTTTACTTAGAAGACATTGGCGGCAGTGATGCGGATGGCGACGACTACTTGGAGCGGCATGTGGCCGATGAAGCGGCTGATCCATTTGCGCTGCTGCGCGATCAGCGCCTGCGCTTGGCGCTGGTCGATGCCATCAAGAATTTGCCCGAGCGTGAGCAGTATGTGATGGGCATGTACTACGAGCAGGACATGAATCTCAAAGAAATTGCTGCTGTGCTGGGTGTAACCGAGTCTCGCGTTTGCCAGCTGCACAGCCAAGCTATCGCCCGCCTGCGCACCAAGATGCGCGCGCATTAA
- a CDS encoding flagellar protein FliT translates to MEHTLIDFYRAIEESSAKMLRAAQDKDWDGVARYEGTCAVLIEQLRFRANDEKLAPDLRKEKARIMQRILRNDAQIRVLAEPWLASFEHMFDGQPHVMH, encoded by the coding sequence ATGGAGCACACTTTGATCGACTTCTACCGCGCCATTGAGGAAAGCAGTGCCAAGATGCTGCGAGCCGCACAGGACAAAGACTGGGATGGCGTTGCGCGCTACGAGGGCACTTGCGCTGTGTTGATTGAGCAGCTGCGCTTTCGCGCTAACGATGAAAAGCTGGCACCCGATCTGCGCAAAGAAAAGGCGCGCATCATGCAGCGCATCTTGCGCAACGATGCCCAAATTCGTGTGTTGGCCGAGCCTTGGCTAGCAAGCTTTGAGCACATGTTTGACGGCCAACCGCATGTGATGCACTGA
- the fliS gene encoding flagellar export chaperone FliS: MFSPANARAMSAYRQVGVQSMVDSASPQQLIKMLFDGLLASVNAARGAMERGDINEKVRHIGKAVRILQEGLLSALDREKGGELAANLASLYDYCTTRLTLANARNDVSMVDEVASLLGTVAQGWTEITNAPATAGA, encoded by the coding sequence ATGTTTTCCCCAGCTAATGCGCGCGCAATGTCGGCTTACCGCCAGGTGGGTGTGCAATCCATGGTGGACAGTGCATCGCCTCAGCAGTTAATCAAGATGCTGTTTGATGGCCTGCTCGCGTCCGTCAATGCAGCCAGAGGCGCGATGGAGCGCGGTGATATCAATGAAAAAGTGCGTCACATTGGCAAAGCCGTGCGTATTTTGCAAGAAGGTTTGCTCAGTGCTCTGGACCGCGAAAAAGGCGGCGAGCTGGCTGCTAATCTGGCCTCGCTTTACGACTACTGCACGACACGACTGACTTTGGCCAATGCCCGCAACGATGTGAGCATGGTCGATGAGGTGGCAAGCCTGTTGGGCACAGTGGCCCAGGGCTGGACAGAAATAACAAATGCGCCGGCGACTGCTGGTGCTTAA
- the fliD gene encoding flagellar filament capping protein FliD: MAISSIGLGSGLEVESIVSQLVALESKPIASLQTKAAGINTQISAFSQLKSQISNLQDQAAKLTQKSTWLGNTLTSSNASTVSGTASSKAVQATYDVAVSQMASGQTVGSGLVTAGAALGEGKLTISMGQWGTTTEQGVSSGFVPGTGANASFEVTITAEENSLSKIAAKINAAKGDVTATVLKDHTGERLVLQSKTTGEPSAFQVQVEQTQGSGLQQLAYDGSNAAGTMSRSVKAQDTLATINGIQMASHTSTFTEVAEGVTLTVSQKMANDAVPVRITIANDTGTAKSALKNFVESYNALTSAISTMTAYDKDSKSAGSLQGDSTAVNLQSALRRILSGPGGSGGAFGSLSQVGVAFQKDGTLSIDDAKLDTALKDNVSMSQFFAADVDDASQDGFAVRLKDFTAGLLAADGTFATKDATLKASIKRNTADQERQSARVSAYETRLRAQYTRLDTTMASLSALDTYISQQVTAWNNQSKN, encoded by the coding sequence ATGGCAATTAGCTCTATCGGTCTGGGCAGCGGTCTAGAGGTGGAAAGCATCGTCAGCCAATTGGTGGCGCTGGAGTCCAAACCTATCGCCAGCTTGCAGACCAAGGCGGCGGGCATTAACACCCAGATTTCGGCATTCAGCCAGTTGAAATCGCAAATTTCGAACCTGCAAGATCAGGCGGCCAAGCTCACCCAAAAAAGCACCTGGCTGGGCAATACGCTCACGTCCTCTAACGCATCAACCGTCAGTGGTACGGCCTCATCCAAAGCGGTGCAGGCCACCTATGACGTGGCGGTCTCGCAAATGGCGTCAGGCCAAACCGTGGGCTCCGGGCTGGTGACGGCCGGTGCAGCGCTGGGTGAGGGAAAACTGACCATCTCTATGGGCCAGTGGGGCACTACCACGGAGCAAGGCGTCTCCAGCGGTTTTGTTCCCGGTACGGGGGCCAACGCAAGTTTTGAGGTGACGATTACGGCAGAAGAAAATTCGCTGTCCAAAATTGCCGCCAAAATCAATGCAGCCAAAGGCGATGTGACGGCCACGGTGCTCAAAGATCACACGGGTGAGCGTCTGGTGCTGCAATCCAAAACCACGGGGGAGCCTTCGGCTTTTCAAGTGCAAGTGGAACAAACACAAGGCTCGGGCCTGCAGCAGCTGGCCTATGACGGCAGCAATGCAGCGGGCACCATGAGCCGCTCCGTGAAGGCGCAAGATACGCTGGCCACCATCAACGGCATTCAAATGGCATCACACACCAGCACTTTCACGGAAGTGGCCGAGGGTGTGACGCTGACGGTGTCGCAAAAAATGGCCAACGATGCAGTGCCAGTGCGCATCACCATCGCCAACGATACGGGCACAGCCAAATCGGCACTCAAAAATTTTGTGGAGTCGTATAACGCGCTGACCAGTGCGATATCGACCATGACGGCCTACGACAAAGACAGCAAATCTGCGGGCTCGTTGCAGGGCGATTCCACCGCGGTGAATCTGCAATCGGCTTTGCGCCGCATTTTGTCGGGCCCGGGCGGCTCAGGCGGTGCGTTTGGCAGCTTGTCTCAAGTGGGTGTTGCCTTCCAAAAAGACGGAACGCTCAGCATTGATGACGCCAAGCTAGATACGGCGCTAAAAGACAACGTAAGCATGTCGCAGTTTTTTGCGGCCGATGTGGACGATGCCAGCCAAGACGGTTTTGCCGTGCGCTTGAAGGACTTCACGGCAGGGCTGCTGGCTGCAGACGGCACGTTTGCCACCAAAGATGCGACGCTCAAAGCGTCGATCAAACGCAATACGGCTGACCAAGAACGCCAGAGCGCGCGCGTCAGTGCGTATGAAACGCGGCTGCGTGCGCAGTACACGCGGCTCGATACAACCATGGCCAGTTTGTCGGCTTTGGATACCTATATTTCGCAGCAAGTGACAGCGTGGAATAACCAGTCCAAAAATTAA
- a CDS encoding flagellin, whose protein sequence is MAAIINTNIQSLNAQRNLSSSQSQLATSMQRLSSGLRINSAKDDAAGLAISERMTTQVRGLTVAMRNANDGISLAQTAEGALGSLGNNLQRIRELAVQARNATNSPEDRAALDTEVQQLKAEVTRVAQQTSFNGTKLLDGSFTNMAFQVGANQGQTIDISSIVNANVDALGNWNSVPVPSKLTGNTIVGSDTPVTVPAKTTWSLSGPKPDGSYDTFNLSINGGANVAVTAVPASATNPATQTEIIAAKAALATNIQAALNNVANGMGAGAVSVKVVDDKIEITNNSTSSAVVTPTVTAPATSAIGTAALSVSSAKNVTSGGMPAASVQINGVTFTLPAQESANNRINDLVTQINAGSTVPKVQASIVNGALSLTSSNGDVVVGLPAPQPTPAMTPDTIASATGLTLGTTNESNPGYVSGTRGFIGAEAGKTGFGDLNVLDAEFADNAILAMDAALTAVNGARATLGAVQSRFETTIQNLSVNTENLSASRSRIMDADFAAETANLSRTQILQQAGTAMVAQANQLPQQVLKLLQG, encoded by the coding sequence ATGGCAGCCATCATTAATACGAATATCCAGTCGCTCAATGCACAGCGCAATCTGAGCTCTTCCCAAAGCCAGCTGGCTACCTCCATGCAGCGCCTGTCTTCCGGGTTGCGCATCAACAGCGCCAAAGACGATGCAGCGGGCTTGGCCATTTCGGAGCGCATGACCACGCAAGTTCGCGGCCTGACGGTGGCGATGCGCAATGCCAATGACGGTATTTCGCTGGCGCAAACCGCCGAAGGGGCGCTGGGCTCTCTGGGCAATAACTTGCAGCGCATTCGCGAGCTGGCAGTGCAAGCGCGCAATGCCACCAACTCGCCCGAAGACCGTGCAGCACTGGATACTGAAGTGCAGCAGCTCAAGGCTGAAGTGACCCGCGTGGCGCAGCAAACAAGTTTTAACGGCACAAAACTGCTGGATGGCTCGTTTACCAATATGGCGTTTCAGGTGGGGGCCAATCAAGGCCAGACCATTGATATCTCGTCCATCGTGAATGCGAACGTGGATGCACTGGGCAACTGGAACAGCGTGCCCGTGCCATCCAAGTTAACAGGCAATACCATCGTGGGCAGTGACACGCCGGTCACCGTCCCCGCCAAGACCACGTGGAGTCTTTCAGGGCCTAAACCAGACGGCTCTTATGACACCTTTAATTTGTCTATCAATGGTGGCGCGAATGTGGCAGTTACTGCGGTGCCGGCTTCCGCTACGAATCCAGCGACACAAACGGAAATTATTGCTGCTAAAGCTGCGTTAGCCACTAACATCCAAGCCGCACTCAATAACGTAGCCAATGGTATGGGCGCTGGTGCGGTCAGCGTGAAAGTGGTTGACGACAAGATTGAAATTACCAACAACTCAACGAGCAGTGCGGTGGTGACGCCTACGGTCACGGCTCCAGCTACCTCTGCCATTGGCACGGCGGCACTGAGTGTGAGCAGCGCCAAAAACGTCACTTCTGGCGGTATGCCTGCGGCCAGTGTGCAAATCAATGGCGTGACATTCACCCTGCCTGCACAAGAAAGCGCCAACAACCGCATCAATGATTTGGTCACCCAGATCAATGCAGGCAGCACCGTGCCGAAGGTGCAGGCATCGATTGTGAACGGCGCGCTGTCTTTGACATCGTCCAACGGCGATGTGGTGGTGGGCTTGCCAGCGCCTCAACCCACGCCCGCCATGACGCCTGACACCATTGCCAGCGCCACCGGTTTGACATTGGGCACAACCAATGAATCCAATCCTGGCTATGTGAGCGGAACGCGCGGCTTTATTGGCGCTGAAGCGGGTAAAACCGGCTTTGGCGATTTGAATGTGCTGGATGCGGAATTTGCCGATAACGCGATTTTGGCGATGGATGCGGCACTAACGGCCGTCAACGGCGCACGCGCCACGCTGGGTGCGGTGCAAAGCCGCTTTGAGACGACGATTCAAAATCTGAGTGTCAATACCGAGAATCTCTCGGCCTCACGCAGCCGCATCATGGATGCTGACTTTGCCGCAGAAACCGCCAACCTCAGCCGCACGCAGATTCTGCAGCAAGCTGGTACGGCCATGGTGGCGCAGGCTAACCAGTTGCCTCAGCAAGTGCTCAAGCTGCTTCAGGGTTAA